The following proteins are co-located in the Hydractinia symbiolongicarpus strain clone_291-10 chromosome 7, HSymV2.1, whole genome shotgun sequence genome:
- the LOC130649015 gene encoding mitochondrial substrate carrier family protein ucpB-like, translating into MMDRRKENRRRFFCSAVAVSSAAFCTNPIDVIKVRLQLDNQLAGTKNIFANRYYNGFLRGGLLIVKEEGIAGLYKGVVPSVLRDGTYSTFRLGAYEPVKGLLGASGPYSPLWKKIVAGATTGAVSSAICTPTDLVKIRMQGQGKLALGEKPRYSGTFAAFREIAKKEGILALWKGVGPTVQRAAILTAAQIPTYDHTKYMLIHRDLMEEGLKIHLVSAMFAGFVTAFVTNPIDVIKTRIMNENVQSQQQRIYTSSFSSFMKILKTEGVLGLYKGFIPNWLRLGPHTVITFLIFEKLRKTLGLKPV; encoded by the exons ATGATGGACAGAAGAAAAGAAAACCGCAGGAGATTCTTCTGCTCAGCCGTTGCAGTTTCATCAGCTGCTTTTT GCACTAACCCGATTGATGTTATCAAGGTCCGGTTACAACTGGATAACCAGCTTGCTGGCACTAAAAACATATTTGCGAATCGATATTATAATGGTTTTCTTCGTGGTGGATTATTGATCGTGAAGGAGGAGGGGATTGCTGGACTTTATAAAGG AGTCGTGCCATCCGTCTTACGCGATGGAACGTATAGTACGTTTCGACTTGGAGCATATGAGCCTGTTAAAGGTCTTTTAGGTGCATCAGGACCTTACTCGCCATTATGGAAAAAGATTGTAGCTGGGGCGACGACCGGAGCGGTTAGCAGTGCTATTTGCACTCCGACAGATTTAGTTAAAATTCGAATGCAAGGTCAAGGAAAGCTAGCCCTAG GAGAAAAACCTCGGTACAGTGGTACGTTTGCAGCATTTCGTGAGATCGCTAAAAAAGAAGGCATCTTAGCACTATGGAAAGGAGTAGGGCCGACCGTCCAGAGGGCAGCTATTCTAACTGCAGCTCAAATCCCTACTTACGACCACACGAAATATATGTTAATACATCGAGATTTAATGGAAGAAGGACTGAAAATACATTTAGTGTCGGCCATGTTTGCTGGCTTTGTGACTGCTTTCGTCACCAATCCAATTGATGTTATAAAGACAAGGATCATGAACGAAAATGTTCAGTCTCAACAACAGAGGATCTACACGTCCAGCTTTTCAAGCTTCATGAAAATCTTAAAAACTGAAGGTGTTTTGGGTTTGTACAAGGGCTTTATTCCGAATTGGTTAAGGCTTGGTCCACACACTGTTATAACATTCttgatatttgaaaaattgagaaaaacgTTAGGCTTAAAAccagtttaa
- the LOC130649016 gene encoding cobalamin trafficking protein CblD-like translates to MASNILTKSKSIKNVFYAPNMRSLVAKLRLISRSMASITMQNNIKTGSVVPTSGWQHDPNFPLPGNINIDVSMLDCSESKSPEKYQSLASVLLHTRNDTFRKYHIVNQFLNESSEGDVVAIASSLSVTNKVECKIQECPATMKKDFQSLFSDTPDLSNLTVITISQETDNDMAVWSEKVEEERETLTGLFIENAKEVCRKIQDCGYWADFIDPASGLAFNSGNQNRTLFETDDRFNQLGFDVEDLGCCKVLMHKQWKSNVFVGVIFTNAPVESHLFADM, encoded by the coding sequence ATGGCTTCTAATATACTCACGAAAAGCAAGAgcattaaaaatgtattttatgcaCCAAATATGAGAAGCTTGGTAGCCAAGTTGAGACTTATTAGCAGATCCATGGCATCAATAACAATGcaaaacaacattaaaacagGAAGTGTTGTACCAACATCCGGATGGCAACACGATCCAAATTTTCCATTGCCGGGGAATATTAATATCGACGTCAGTATGTTGGATTGCAGTGAAAGTAAAAgtcctgaaaaatatcaaagtctGGCAAGTGTTTTGTTGCACACAAGAAATGACACCTTTCGAAAGTATCATATTGTTAATCAGTTCCTTAACGAGAGCTCAGAAGGAGATGTTGTTGCGATTGCATCTTCGCTTTCAGTGACAAACAAGGTGGAGTGTAAAATTCAAGAATGCCCTGCTACAATGAAAAAAGATTTTCAGTCGCTTTTTTCCGATACACCAGATCTAAGCAATCTTACAGTTATTACTATCAGTCAAGAGACAGACAACGATATGGCAGTCTGGTctgaaaaagttgaagaagAACGAGAAACATTGACTGGGCTTTTCATAGAAAATGCAAAGGAAGTATGTCGAAAAATTCAAGATTGTGGATATTGGGCTGATTTTATTGACCCTGCATCTGGACTTGCCTTTAACAGTGGCAATCAGAACAGAACTTTATTTGAAACTGATGATCGTTTCAACCAATTGGGATTCGATGTTGAAGATCTTGGTTGTTGTAAAGTACTCATGCATAAACAATGGAAGAGTAATGTATTCGTTGGTGTCATTTTTACAAACGCACCTGTTGAAAGTCATCTCTTTgcagacatgtag
- the LOC130649088 gene encoding mitochondrial substrate carrier family protein ucpB-like has product MRHNENLIRFCCSGVSCMSAGFITNPIDVIKVRLQLDNQLSRNPNIFTNRYYKGFFRGGLLIVKDEGIAGLYKGVVASVMREGIYSTIRLGAYEPVKGLIGASEKHAPFWKKLIAGATTGAIGSAIANPTDLVKIRMQGQGRIKPGEKPRYVSTLSAFRDIIKNEGVLALWRGVGPTVQRATILTATQIPSYDHTKYILLHRDIMEEGLKLHMVASITAGFITALVTSPVDVVKTRVMNEAIASKGEVVYRSSFSSLQKILKAEGVLGLYKGFIPNWMRIGPHTIITFLIFERLRNLVGLKPI; this is encoded by the exons ATGCGCCACAATGAAAATTTGATCAGATTTTGTTGCTCTGGTGTCTCATGTATGTCAGCTGGTTTTA tTACAAACCCAATAGATGTTATCAAAGTGCGTCTTCAATTGGATAACCAACTATCTCGCAATCCAAACATATTTACAAATCGATATTATAAAGGTTTTTTTCGAGGTGGACTTCTGATTGTGAAAGATGAAGGCATTGCTGGACTGTACAAagg tgTTGTGGCATCAGTGATGCGTGAAGGTATATACAGTACAATCCGTCTTGGTGCGTATGAACCAGTTAAAGGGTTAATTGGAGCTTCTGAGAAACATGCACCTTTTTGGAAGAAACTGATTGCAGGTGCAACAACTGGTGCGATTGGGAGTGCGATTGCGAATCCTACCGATTTAGTTAAGATTCGAATGCAAGGACAAGGTAGAATAAAACCAG GTGAGAAGCCGCGCTACGTTAGTACGTTATCAGCATTTCGCgacatcatcaaaaacgaaGGTGTACTTGCTTTATGGAGAGGTGTTGGTCCCACCGTACAAAGAGCTACCATTTTGACTGCCACACAAATACCATCTTACGATCATACCAAGTATATTTTATTACATCGAGACATAATGGAGGAAGGACTGAAATTACACATGGTGGCTTCAATAACAGCTGGTTTTATTACAGCCTTAGTGACTAGCCCGGTAGACGTGGTTAAAACTAGAGTTATGAATGAAGCTATTGCTTCCAAAGGAGAAGTAGTATATCGATCGAGTTTTTCTAGTTtacaaaaaatcttaaaagcaGAGGGCGTGCTAGGACTTTATAAAGGCTTCATTCCGAACTGGATGAGGATTGGACCGCATACGATAATTACGTTCTTAATATTCGAACGGTTAAGAAATCTAGTCGGGCTTAAACCTATttag
- the LOC130648427 gene encoding uncharacterized protein LOC130648427: MNRRMDSVVKYQVGLGLTRCCCGQTPKLLSYFYWFGLKFGVVLILKMGDFAKYNKVRKSVVRTANKLITRGETIISSYTDNVADVRQIESIRDTLMEKIAKVAELNESIMDCLTEQDDIDKEEDSSTEEMMMLKDKLRLFESFLEKRSAKKDFSEAGSTFSHSKLIKLPRLHLQPFDGHPENWSTFWDSFECAVHTNDDISDVQKMTYLKNLVEGPAASCIAGFRLSNENYKTVVDLLKERYNNKQLLISAHMKKLLKLEQANNLTNIETLRNVFDNVETQVRSLENLDVTSENYGPLLIPVLMSKLPEELNLIISRQFNDKDCWDMKLVLRALKSEIEVREKSAYSLQQPHDNNPFSSSALPVHYSHQSNRDLPHNQYQNNQHNYRNHQNNQNNYRCIFCDKSHKSQQCRIITNFDARKNVLRDKKRCFVCLKGGHLAKSCYSKISCLKCSGRHHVAICDKKRDVDQGRRDKDGTEQEKPENVAGATSLVTSSNSLDIPSSVMLQTAKVKVVNTTDPSKIENTRILFDNCSQLSYISPELCEKLQLKVVGKREICIRIFGKHSFKETLDRVQFSVIGLDGDKINVDCYVKNICHPLTGQNFNDCLKYKHLKDLRLADSNCNNRDLKVDVLLGADNYWKFFDGGIVRGEDGPVALNSKVGYIVSGRIGSSEGSRSAVLVANVLKIGAEFVEDKLDNQLEKFWSFENAGIEEQPAVENFCENVKFSAQTKRYEVRLPFKDDHDVLPDNYCVSSKRLESLRHKLKNNPELLRNYNSILKEQLEQGIIERVTNDDCTKRQVHYLPHRPVIRGIKWHFNLEAAPWWGGMFERLVRSVKRCLKKTLHNTRLSYEELLTVLAEIQAVINNRPLTFLYENIGEQPLTPNHLLFGRKINLEASHIDSDENEKDLCQRYDHLQRIINHYWNRWKCEYLTELREYHRVGKSRGETSIRINDVVLIEEAKQPRQNWKMGVVEEFVPSRDGKKRGAVVRYVLNGNTHTIRRPINKLYPVELAKDEAEKKEEVNITFIDENDIITNI, encoded by the exons ATGAATCGTAGGATGGATTCAGTGGTTAAATATCAAGTGGGTTTAGGCTTAACCAG ATGCTGTTGTGGACAAACAccaaaatta TTGTCTTATTTTTATTGGTTTGGTTTAAAGTTTggtgttgttttgattttaaaaatgggtgATTTCGCGAAGTACAACAAAGTTAGAAAGTCTGTTGTTAGAACTGCAAACAAATTAATTACAAGGGGAGAGACAATTATTTCGTCATATACCGATAATGTTGCAGATGTTCGTCAAATTGAGTCGATCCGTGATACTTTGATGgaaaaaatagcgaaagttgCTGAACTAAACGAGTCGATTATGGATTGCTTGACAGAGCAGGATGATATCGACAAGGAAGAAGATTCTAGTACGGAGGAAATGATGATGTTAAAGGATAAACTTCGTCTGTTTGaatcatttttagaaaaacGATCAGCCAAAAAGGATTTTTCAGAAGCAGGAAGCACTTTCAGCCACAGTAAACTAATAAAATTGCCTCGCTTACATTTACAGCCCTTTGATGGGCATCCGGAAAACTGGTCGACTTTCTGGGATAGCTTTGAATGTGCCGTACACACTAATGACGATATTTCCGACGTTcaaaaaatgacctatttaaaaaatctagTAGAAGGTCCCGCTGCAAGTTGTATCGCTGGGTTTAGACTTAgcaatgaaaattataaaaccgtCGTTGATTTACTGAAAGAGAGATATAATAATAAACAGTTACTTATTTCAGCACAtatgaaaaaattactgaaactTGAACAGGCGAATAACTTAACTAACATAGAAACATTGCGTAATGTATTTGACAACGTTGAGACACAAGTGAGAAGTCTGGAAAATTTAGATGTCACGTCTGAAAATTATGGTCCGCTATTAATACCGGTACTTATGTCGAAACTTCCAGAAGAGCTTAATTTAATTATTAGTCGTCAATTTAACGACAAAGATTGCTGGGATATGAAGTTAGTTTTAAGAGCGTTAAAATCGGAGATCGAAGTTCGTGAGAAATCTGCATATTCTTTACAACAGCCACACGATAACAACCCGTTTTCATCATCGGCATTACCAGTTCACTATTCACATCAATCGAACCGTGATCTTCCGCACAATCAGTATCAGAACAATCAGCATAATTATCGCAATCATCAGAATAATCAGAATAATTATAGATGCATATTTTGTGACAAATCGCATAAATCACAGCAATGCCGAATAATCACTAATTTCGACGCAAGGAAAAACGTGTTACGTGACAAGAAGagatgttttgtttgtttgaaaggTGGACATTTAGCCAAGTCTTGTTATTCTAAGATTAGTTGTTTAAAGTGTTCGGGTAGACACCATGTTGCTATTTGTGATAAGAAAAGGGACGTTGACCAAGGTCGTAGAGATAAGGATGGAACCGAACAAGAAAAACCAGAAAATGTTGCTGGTGCCACTTCGTTGGTTACAAGTTCAAATTCGCTCGACATTCCGAGTTCCGTTATGTTGCAAACCGCTAAAGTTAAAGTTGTTAATACTACTGATCCTTCAAAAATTGAGAACACGAGAATTTTGTTCGATAACTGTTCCCAATTAAGTTACATATCGCCCGAGTTATGTGAAAAATTGCAATTAAAGGTTGTTGGTAAGCGTGAGATTTGCATCCGTATTTTTGGTAAACATTCGTTCAAAGAAACTTTAGATAGGGTGCAGTTTTCAGTGATCGGTTTAGATGGAGATAAAATCAACGTTGATtgttatgtgaaaaatatttgtcatccTTTAACAGGACAGAATTTTAACGATTGTTTGAAGTATAAACACTTGAAAGACTTACGTTTAGCTGACAGTAACTGTAATAATAGAGATTTGAAGGTGGATGTCTTGTTGGGTGCTGATAATTATTGGAAATTTTTTGATGGTGGTATAGTTCGGGGTGAGGATGGGCCAGTTGCTTTAAATTCAAAGGTTGGATACATTGTAAGTGGACGCATAGGGTCGAGTGAAGGTAGTAGAAGTGCAGTCTTGGTAGCAAACGTATTGAAGATTGGGGCTGAGTTTGTCGAAGATAAGTTGGATAATCAGTTGGAAAAGTTTTGGTCCTTCGAAAACGCTGGTATCGAGGAACAACCAGCTGttgaaaatttttgtgaaaatgttaAATTCAGCGCGCAGACTAAACGTTACGAGGTGCGGCTGCCTTTTAAGGATGATCACGATGTGCTCCCTGATAATTATTGTGTTTCTTCAAAGAGACTTGAATCATTGAGgcataaattgaaaaataatcccGAATTATTGCGTAATTATAACAGTATCCTCAAAGAACAGCTTGAACAAGGTATCATTGAAAGAGTTACCAACGACGATTGTACCAAAAGACAAGTTCACTATTTACCACACCGACCAGTCATTCGAGGAATTAAATGGCATTTTAATTTAGAAGCCGCTCCTTGGTGGGGAGGGATGTTCGAAAGACTTGTAAGATCCGTTAAACGTTGTTTAAAGAAGACTTTACACAATACCAGATTATCGTATGAAGAACTACTGACTGTTCTAGCTGAAATTCAAGCAGTTATTAATAACAGACCGCTGACATTTTTGTATGAAAACATAGGTGAGCAACCATTAACACCTAACCATTTATTATTTGGGAGAAAAATTAATTTGGAAGCCTCACATATTGATAgcgatgaaaatgaaaaagatttgtgtCAACGTTATGATCATTTGCAACGTATCATAAACCACTATTGGAATCGATGGAAATGCGAATATTTGACAGAGTTACGCGAATATCACAGAGTTGGCAAATCACGTGGTGAAACTTCTATTCGAATCAACGATGTTGTTTTAATTGAGGAAGCAAAGCAACCGAGACAAAATTGGAAAATGGGAGTCGTTGAAGAGTTCGTACCATCACGTGACGGCAAGAAACGGGGAGCTGTCGTTAGATATGTTCTCAATGGAAACACACATACAATAAGAAGACCGATAAACAAACTTTATCCTGTTGAATTAGCGAAAGACGAAgctgaaaagaaagaagaagtaAATATCACATTCATTGACGAAAATGATATCATAACGAACATTTAA